In one Pseudoliparis swirei isolate HS2019 ecotype Mariana Trench chromosome 23, NWPU_hadal_v1, whole genome shotgun sequence genomic region, the following are encoded:
- the LOC130188746 gene encoding uncharacterized protein LOC130188746, which yields MCFYTMHVHLILFVFHVQTLFFEVRGNEDDIVRFFTSALQCIESLQREESNNYGQERLYRELEDHTRTLSAFLAVSRYNHDDSDVSNLLGSLYRCFRNFLHEHEARQGSSDVTNNLIPPTILTGHPGRPRYSIAAEQIAHCVSIGMTWQRIASCFGISRRTLYRHRQTLGVEPLRYAILSNQDLDSVVTTILQNTPNAGEAYVLGSLRSRGLRVQRWRVRQSLDQVDPIGRSFRRRHAIRRRVYSVQAPNQLWHFDGNHKLIRWRMVFHGCVDGFSRTIIYLRCLSNNRALSVLSLFLGGVHNFGLPLRVRCDHGMENIRVAQFMLERRGLNSRSVITGVSVHNQRIERLWAELNRVVSRHFINMFNFMEEQGILDSLNEVHLFCLHYVYFPRIERAVTEFINQWNNHGLSTQGGRTPLQLWHTGVINNVGIHPVINDIFDDDNYYGIDEEGPLPELQTNNDVRIPDIDVTINETTMDSIRQVNPLENDGNHGIDVFSSLLHFLL from the exons ATGTGCTTTTACACAATGCATGTTCACCTGATCCTCTTTGTTTTTCACGTCCAAACTTTATTTTTTGAGGTAAGAGGCAACGAAGACGATATCGTACGTTTTTTTACTAGTGCTCTGCAATGCATTGAGTCATTGCAACGTGAGGAGTCCAACAATTACGGTCAGGAGAGGCTTTATAGAGAGCTTGAAGATCATACACGAACTCTATCTGCATTTCTTGCTGTGTCCAGATATAATCATGATGATAGTGATGTGAGTAATCTACTAGGATCATTGTATAGATGCTTTCGCAACTTTCTTCATGAACATGAGGCCAGACAGGGATCCAGTGATGTGACCAACAATTTGATACCCCCAACAATCTTGACTGGCCATCCAGGTCGGCCCCGATACAGCATAGCCGCCGAACAGATTGCTCACTGTGTATCCATTGGTATGACATGGCAGAGAATTGCATCGTGCTTTGGAATCAGTCGAAGAACcctatacagacacagacaaactCTGGGAGTTGAGCCATTAAGATATGCAATATTGTCAAATCAAGACCTGGACAGCGTTGTGACGACTATACTACAGAACACTCCAAATGCAGGTGAAGCATACGTTCTTGGAAGCCTGAGATCACGTGGCTTAAGGGTTCAGCGTTGGCGGGTCAGACAGAGCCTCGATCAAGTGGATCCCATTGGGCGGTCATTTAGACGCCGTCATGCCATACGCCGAAGGGTCTATAGTGTTCAGGCCCCCAACCAATTATG GCATTTTGACGGCAACCACAAGCTGATTAGATGGCGGATGGTCTTTCATGGCTGTGTTGATGGCTTCAGTCGGACCATTATATACTTACGGTGCTTATCTAACAACAGAGCCTTAAGTGTCTTGTCATTATTTTTGGGAGGAGTACACAACTTTGGTTTGCCCTTACGGGTCAGATGTGATCATGGTATGGAAAATATACGTGTTGCCCAGTTTATGTTGGAAAGAAGAGGACTGAACAGTCGTAGTGTTATTACAGGAGTTTCAGTACACAACCAAAGGATTGAGAGACTATGGGCAGAATTGAATAGAGTTGTATCTAGACACTTTATTAATATGTTTAACTTCATGGAGGAGCAGGGTATACTGGACTCATTGAATGAAGTACATCTATTCTGTCTGCATTATGTTTATTTCCCAAGAATTGAAAGGGCAGTAACAGAATTTATCAACCAGTGGAATAACCACGGCCTGTCCACACAAGGGGGGAGGACTCCTCTTCAGCTGTGGCATACAGGGGTCATAAACAATGTAGGAATCCATCCCGTTATAAATGACATTTTTGATGACGATAACTACTATGGCATTGATGAAGAAGGGCCATTACCTGAACTTCAAACCAATAATGATGTTAGAATTCCAGACATTGATGTAACGATTAATGAGACCACAATGGACAGTATTCGACAAGTGAATCCACTTGAAAATGATGGGAACCATGGAATAGAtgtgttttcttctcttctgcatTTTCTTCTCTGA
- the LOC130188747 gene encoding G2/M phase-specific E3 ubiquitin-protein ligase-like — MQGSGTSGHDGGCLARSDGNPGTSGDDGGSLARSDGNPGTSGDDGGSLARSDGNPGTSGDDGGSLARSDGNPGTSGEDGDYSSYLRLMAALPDDSSDDEEFNQAIIASMESQIVEKVPVQEILLELSSKINTKQQCKFNINRSAVWEGAVRGFQRVSYNPNLMICVKFSDDMGRNEEGIDLGGPRREFLRLLMETMARSPMFEGKENSKNLALDSAALREDRYYTAGRAIAVSLVHGGPPPNFLSPTIFSLLVDGSAKPVLDDIADNELLEKVKKIL; from the exons ATGCAAGGAAGTGGCACTAGTGGTCACGATGGAGGCTGTCTTGCAAGAAGTGATGGCAACCCTGGCACAAGCGGTGATGATGGAGGCAGCCTTGCAAGAAGTGATGGCAACCCTGGCACAAGCGGTGATGATGGAGGCAGCCTTGCAAGAAGTGATGGCAACCCTGGCACAAGCGGTGATGATGGAGGCAGCCTTGCAAGAAGTGATGGCAACCCTGGCACAAGTGGTGAAGATGGTGACTACTCTTCATATTTGAGACTTAtggctgctcttcctgatgactCTTCAGATGATGAGGAGTTCAACCAGGCTATAATTGCCAGTATGGAGAGTCAAAT TGTAGAAAAGGTCCCGGTTCAAGAGATACTGCTGGAACTCTCAAGCAAAATCAACACAAAGCAACAGTGCAAATTTAATATAAATCGCTCTGCTGTCTGGGAGGGAGCCGTGCGAGGATTTCAAAGGGTGTCCTATAACCCCAACTTGATGATCTGCGTGAAATTCTCAGATGACATGGGGAGAAATGAGGAAGGGATTGATTTAGGAGGGCCAAGGAGGGAATTCTTGAGGCTGCTGATGGAGACCATGGCCAGGTCACCCATGTTTGAGGGGAAAGAAAACAGCAAGAACTTGGCTCTTGACAGTGCTG CTCTAAGAGAGGACCGGTACTACACAGCTGGCAGAGCCATTGCTGTAAGCTTGGTACATGGTGGTCCGCCACCAAACTTCCTCTCGCCAACAATATTTTCTCTTCTGGTTGATGGTTCAGCAAAGCCAGTGCTAGACGACATAGCTGACAATGAACTTttggaaaaagtaaaaaag ATTCTGTGA